The Desulfomicrobium escambiense DSM 10707 genome includes a region encoding these proteins:
- a CDS encoding sirohydrochlorin cobaltochelatase → MFKASHVCGLVLVISIMFLGAQAFAGHGGDRPTKKGILLVAFGTTVPKARAALDTIDARAKARFPDLEVRWAYSSRIVRQKLAGEGLHFDSPAMALARMMDDGFTHVAVQSLQTIPGEEFHALQRTVEAFSGLPKGMEQVTLGLPLLAEPADVEACAKAVMASLPPERKKNEAVILMGHGTHHPANIYYPGLQYSLSRLDPLVLVGTVEGTPSLDDVRATLKERKVRKAWLQPLMAVSGDHAVNDMAGDGDDSWKSVLTADGVACEAVLRGTAEIPAFVDIWLDHLQAAVERLN, encoded by the coding sequence ATGTTCAAAGCCTCGCATGTTTGCGGACTCGTTCTCGTCATTTCCATTATGTTCCTCGGCGCCCAGGCTTTCGCCGGCCACGGTGGGGATCGGCCGACCAAAAAGGGCATCCTGCTGGTCGCCTTCGGCACCACGGTTCCCAAGGCTCGCGCCGCCCTGGACACCATCGACGCCAGGGCCAAGGCCCGCTTTCCCGACCTGGAGGTGCGCTGGGCCTATTCTTCGCGCATCGTGCGCCAGAAACTGGCCGGCGAGGGACTGCACTTCGATTCCCCGGCCATGGCCCTGGCGCGCATGATGGACGACGGCTTCACCCACGTGGCCGTGCAGTCCCTGCAGACCATCCCCGGCGAGGAGTTCCACGCCTTGCAGCGCACGGTCGAGGCGTTCTCGGGCCTGCCCAAGGGCATGGAACAGGTGACCCTGGGCCTGCCGCTCCTGGCCGAACCGGCCGACGTCGAGGCCTGCGCCAAGGCCGTCATGGCCAGCCTGCCGCCTGAACGGAAAAAGAATGAAGCCGTCATCCTCATGGGACATGGCACCCATCACCCGGCCAACATCTACTATCCCGGCCTGCAGTACTCGCTGAGCCGGCTCGACCCCCTGGTCCTGGTTGGCACCGTCGAGGGCACGCCCTCCCTGGACGATGTGCGCGCGACTCTGAAAGAACGAAAAGTCAGGAAAGCCTGGCTCCAGCCCCTCATGGCCGTTTCCGGCGACCATGCCGTCAACGACATGGCCGGCGACGGGGACGACTCCTGGAAGTCCGTGCTCACGGCCGACGGCGTGGCCTGCGAAGCGGTGCTGCGCGGCACGGCCGAGATCCCGGCCTTCGTGGACATCTGGCTTGACCACCTGCAGGCCGCCGTGGAGCGGTTGAACTGA
- a CDS encoding FecCD family ABC transporter permease: protein MTGPRHTRAWLLLAAAVPLSVYAALFFGSYPLSAAAIHEALTAWLRGGPETQDLVIVRDIRLGRIILSFLTGSALAVSGGVFQGLLRNPLADPFTLGISSGAACGAALALGFGWALPGPSALPLAALAGAFAAMGMVLGLSRLAGDFSRESLVLGGIVVSTFLGALIALIKSLNEESVSAIVFWIMGSFQGRGFDHVGVMLPYLAVGGATVFLLARELDILALGTEQAAQVGVAVKRVRIALLVGAGMLTAAAVSVSGIIGFVGLVVPHLVRMLVGPDSRRLLLFSALGGGILLLWSDVLARTILTHGAELPVGVLTALFGGPFFCLIMARRRTA, encoded by the coding sequence ATGACCGGGCCGCGTCACACCCGGGCCTGGCTGCTTCTGGCGGCCGCCGTGCCCCTCTCGGTCTACGCGGCCCTGTTCTTCGGGTCCTACCCCCTTTCGGCTGCAGCTATCCACGAGGCCCTGACGGCATGGCTGCGGGGCGGGCCCGAAACCCAGGATCTGGTCATCGTGCGCGACATCCGCCTGGGCCGCATCATCCTCTCGTTTCTGACCGGATCAGCCCTGGCCGTCTCGGGCGGGGTCTTCCAGGGCCTGCTGCGCAACCCCCTGGCCGACCCCTTCACCCTGGGCATATCCAGCGGCGCGGCCTGCGGGGCGGCCTTGGCCCTGGGCTTTGGCTGGGCCCTGCCGGGACCGTCAGCCCTGCCCCTGGCCGCCCTGGCCGGAGCCTTCGCGGCCATGGGGATGGTCCTGGGCCTGAGCCGTCTGGCCGGGGATTTCTCGCGCGAGAGCCTGGTCCTGGGCGGCATCGTCGTCTCGACGTTTCTGGGCGCGCTCATCGCCCTCATCAAGTCCCTGAACGAGGAGTCGGTCTCGGCCATCGTCTTCTGGATCATGGGCAGCTTTCAGGGCAGAGGGTTCGACCACGTGGGTGTCATGCTGCCCTACCTGGCCGTCGGGGGCGCAACGGTTTTTCTGCTGGCCCGCGAACTGGACATCCTGGCCCTGGGGACCGAGCAGGCCGCCCAGGTCGGAGTGGCCGTGAAGCGGGTGCGCATCGCCCTGCTGGTCGGCGCCGGCATGCTGACCGCCGCGGCCGTCAGCGTCTCCGGGATCATCGGCTTCGTGGGCCTCGTGGTGCCGCATCTGGTGCGGATGCTCGTCGGGCCGGACTCCCGCCGGCTGCTCCTTTTCTCGGCCCTGGGCGGCGGGATTCTGCTGCTGTGGTCCGACGTCCTGGCCCGGACCATCCTGACACACGGTGCCGAACTGCCCGTGGGCGTGCTCACTGCCCTCTTCGGCGGGCCCTTCTTCTGCCTGATCATGGCCCGCAGGCGCACGGCATGA
- a CDS encoding ABC transporter ATP-binding protein, protein MSAPMIEISGLVAGYDGRAVLRGVTLSVGAGEFTGVLGPNGSGKTTLVRAVSGVLPPLSGSIRIGGDDIAALPPKARAGRCATVAQKTPALPGVRALSLVLMGRYPYVSLLGGYGAADVERARAAMDETRSLHLRDRAADTLSGGELQRVVMAKALTQDTELLLLDEAASSLDVARTVDLYELLKVRNATGTTILTVAHDLNLAALYCRRLVFLKNGSVAADGPTRDVFTAQTLSEIYETPLAVAPHPLTGAPQAHLVPRP, encoded by the coding sequence ATGAGCGCGCCCATGATCGAGATTTCGGGCCTGGTGGCCGGCTACGACGGCCGGGCCGTGCTGCGCGGCGTCACCCTGAGCGTGGGGGCCGGCGAATTCACCGGCGTCCTCGGGCCCAACGGCAGCGGCAAGACGACCCTCGTCCGCGCTGTGTCCGGGGTCCTGCCGCCCCTGTCGGGGAGCATCCGCATCGGCGGCGACGACATCGCGGCGCTTCCGCCCAAGGCCCGGGCCGGCCGCTGCGCCACCGTGGCCCAGAAAACCCCGGCCCTGCCCGGCGTGCGCGCCCTGTCCCTGGTGCTCATGGGCCGCTACCCCTACGTGTCCCTTTTGGGGGGCTACGGCGCCGCCGACGTGGAGCGCGCCAGGGCAGCCATGGACGAGACGCGCAGCCTGCACCTGCGGGACCGGGCCGCGGACACCCTCTCGGGCGGCGAGCTGCAGCGCGTGGTCATGGCCAAGGCCCTGACCCAGGACACGGAGCTGCTGCTTCTGGACGAGGCGGCATCCAGCCTGGACGTGGCCCGAACCGTGGACCTCTACGAGCTTTTGAAAGTCCGCAACGCCACCGGGACGACCATCCTGACCGTGGCCCATGACCTGAACCTGGCCGCCCTCTATTGCCGTCGGCTCGTCTTTCTGAAAAACGGGTCCGTCGCGGCCGACGGCCCGACCCGTGACGTGTTCACGGCCCAAACCCTGAGCGAAATCTATGAAACACCCCTTGCCGTGGCCCCGCACCCTCTCACGGGCGCTCCCCAGGCTCATCTTGTGCCTCGCCCTTAG
- a CDS encoding ABC transporter substrate-binding protein, translating into MRVTDDRGVEILLDAPAARIVPLYGAFGEILADLGREEAVAARTAADDFPPAIASKPSIGTHLRPNAELILGLSPDLVVQLGGRPEALEAVRFLEERGLTVAVFDLENFGQLFSVMERLGVLTGSGERAAERTAAMRAELAAIGAAPAGPQPRIFFEARYPNLLAAGQGSMVAEIMAAAGGRNCVEAPDKLVRLGEEEVLRLAPDIYLMQQGPMNPSPVPLAERPLFRTLPCLGTGQVFTVDQALFSRPGPRSIEAVRQLSTIIANWKTEVRP; encoded by the coding sequence GTGCGCGTCACGGACGACCGGGGCGTGGAGATCCTTCTGGACGCCCCGGCCGCCCGGATTGTGCCCCTGTACGGCGCCTTCGGCGAGATCCTGGCCGACCTGGGCCGGGAGGAGGCCGTCGCCGCGCGCACGGCCGCCGACGATTTTCCGCCGGCCATCGCTTCAAAGCCGTCCATCGGCACGCACCTGCGGCCCAACGCCGAGCTGATCCTGGGCCTTTCGCCCGACCTCGTAGTGCAACTCGGCGGCCGTCCTGAAGCCCTTGAGGCCGTGCGATTTCTGGAGGAGCGGGGGCTGACCGTGGCCGTCTTCGACCTGGAAAATTTCGGGCAGCTCTTCTCGGTCATGGAGCGCCTGGGCGTGCTGACCGGCAGCGGCGAACGGGCCGCAGAACGCACGGCCGCCATGCGCGCCGAGCTGGCCGCCATCGGGGCCGCGCCCGCGGGCCCGCAGCCGCGCATCTTCTTCGAAGCCCGCTACCCCAACCTCCTGGCCGCGGGCCAGGGCTCCATGGTCGCGGAGATCATGGCCGCGGCCGGCGGCCGGAACTGTGTCGAGGCCCCGGACAAGCTCGTGCGTCTTGGCGAAGAAGAGGTTTTGCGCCTGGCGCCGGACATCTACCTCATGCAACAGGGCCCCATGAACCCTTCCCCCGTGCCCCTGGCCGAGCGTCCCCTGTTCCGCACGCTGCCCTGCCTGGGCACTGGCCAGGTCTTCACCGTGGACCAGGCCCTCTTTTCCCGGCCTGGACCGCGCAGCATCGAGGCCGTGCGGCAGCTTTCAACCATCATCGCAAACTGGAAAACGGAGGTCCGCCCATGA
- the cobI gene encoding precorrin-2 C(20)-methyltransferase gives MSGHLYGIGVGPGDPELLTLKAAKILGSVDVILAASSTKNDDSMALDIARPHLRPEARVVRLGFPMSRDEGTLQAAWEENARLVLAELDAGHDAAFLTLGDPLLYSTFAYLLRTLRRLDPERGVTVVPGITSFQAVAAATETVLAEGSQNLMVLPGIRDAGELRRNLDGADNAVILKAYTNFAAIREELRTLPSRPHCVFASKMGMKEQFITRSLEEAPDNPTYLSLMLLTANEPR, from the coding sequence ATGAGCGGCCATTTATACGGCATCGGCGTCGGCCCAGGCGACCCGGAACTTTTGACCCTCAAGGCGGCGAAAATCCTCGGCAGCGTCGACGTCATCCTGGCCGCGTCCTCGACCAAGAACGACGACTCCATGGCCCTGGACATCGCCCGCCCGCACCTGCGGCCCGAAGCTCGCGTCGTCCGCCTGGGCTTCCCCATGAGCCGCGACGAGGGCACCCTCCAGGCCGCCTGGGAGGAGAACGCCCGGCTGGTCCTGGCGGAACTCGACGCCGGGCACGACGCCGCCTTCCTGACCCTGGGCGACCCCCTGCTCTACTCCACCTTCGCCTACCTGCTGCGCACCCTGCGCCGACTGGACCCCGAACGGGGCGTGACCGTGGTCCCCGGCATCACGTCCTTCCAGGCAGTGGCCGCGGCCACGGAAACCGTGCTGGCCGAAGGGTCCCAGAACCTCATGGTGCTCCCGGGCATCCGCGACGCCGGGGAATTGCGCCGCAACCTCGACGGTGCGGACAACGCCGTCATCCTCAAGGCCTACACCAATTTCGCCGCCATCCGCGAGGAACTCCGCACTTTGCCGTCGCGCCCCCATTGCGTTTTCGCCTCGAAAATGGGCATGAAGGAGCAGTTCATCACGCGCAGCCTCGAAGAGGCTCCGGACAACCCGACGTACCTATCGCTCATGCTCCTGACCGCAAACGAACCACGCTGA
- a CDS encoding cobyrinate a,c-diamide synthase, with amino-acid sequence MPKAILIAGTSSGCGKTSVALGLMKAFARKGLVVQGFKSGPDFIDPGLHRMATALPSHNLDGWMLPTEEIRRIFRRNHEGCDISIIEGAMGLFDGIGAISEEGSAAQLAKILGVPVLLVVNARGMARSAAALVKGYAEFDPALSLDAVLFNMTGSQAHGQILSQALEGQDVRVLGSLPRMPGLELPSRHLGLVTAEDLDRREERLNGLADWVESALDLDALLAALPEFSLPSLNDGGVKMPEVRIGYARDRAFCFYYEENLRMLRQAGAELVPFSPLEDYNLPPALKGLYLGGGYPELHAEKLAANTAMLGKIRDFCASGKPVYAECGGFMYLMKSLRTRDGREHAMAGVFDFSCAMQGRHQALGYREVELASPTALGGAGERVRGHEFHYSQLRGEDPAAAEAYRVFDRCGRSDGAGGFLKGNCLGSYVHLHFGSNPAMAERFVGACGV; translated from the coding sequence ATGCCCAAAGCCATCCTCATCGCCGGCACCTCCAGCGGGTGCGGAAAAACATCGGTCGCCCTGGGCCTGATGAAGGCCTTCGCCCGCAAGGGCCTCGTGGTCCAGGGCTTCAAATCCGGGCCGGATTTCATCGATCCGGGCCTGCACCGCATGGCCACGGCCCTGCCGAGCCACAACCTTGACGGCTGGATGCTCCCCACCGAAGAGATCCGCCGCATCTTCCGCCGCAACCACGAAGGGTGCGACATCTCCATCATCGAGGGGGCCATGGGGCTCTTCGACGGCATCGGCGCCATCAGCGAGGAAGGCTCGGCCGCGCAGCTGGCCAAGATCCTGGGCGTGCCCGTGCTGCTGGTGGTCAACGCCCGCGGCATGGCCCGCTCGGCCGCGGCCCTGGTCAAGGGCTACGCCGAGTTCGACCCGGCCCTGAGCCTCGACGCCGTGCTCTTCAACATGACCGGCAGCCAAGCCCACGGGCAGATCCTGTCCCAGGCCCTGGAAGGCCAGGACGTGCGCGTCCTGGGCAGCCTGCCGAGGATGCCCGGCCTGGAGCTGCCCTCACGGCACCTGGGCCTGGTCACGGCCGAAGACCTGGACCGCCGGGAGGAACGCCTGAACGGCCTGGCCGACTGGGTCGAGAGCGCCCTGGACCTTGACGCCCTGCTGGCGGCCCTGCCCGAGTTCTCCCTGCCCTCCCTGAACGACGGCGGCGTGAAGATGCCCGAGGTCCGCATCGGCTACGCCCGCGACCGGGCCTTCTGCTTCTACTACGAGGAGAACCTGCGCATGCTGCGCCAGGCCGGGGCCGAGCTGGTGCCCTTCTCCCCCCTGGAGGACTACAACCTGCCGCCGGCCCTCAAGGGCCTGTACCTGGGCGGCGGGTACCCCGAGCTCCACGCCGAGAAGCTGGCCGCCAACACCGCCATGCTCGGCAAGATCCGCGACTTCTGCGCCAGCGGCAAGCCGGTCTACGCCGAGTGCGGCGGCTTCATGTACCTGATGAAGAGCCTGCGCACCCGCGACGGCCGGGAGCACGCCATGGCCGGGGTCTTCGATTTCTCCTGCGCCATGCAGGGCCGGCACCAGGCCCTGGGCTACCGCGAGGTGGAGCTGGCGTCGCCAACGGCGCTGGGCGGAGCGGGCGAACGCGTTCGCGGGCACGAATTCCACTATTCGCAGCTGCGCGGCGAGGATCCGGCGGCCGCCGAGGCCTACCGCGTCTTCGACCGCTGCGGCCGCAGCGACGGGGCCGGCGGCTTCCTGAAGGGCAACTGCCTGGGCTCCTACGTGCACCTGCACTTCGGCTCAAACCCGGCCATGGCCGAGCGCTTCGTCGGAGCCTGCGGAGTATGA
- a CDS encoding cobalt-precorrin-5B (C(1))-methyltransferase translates to MTLRHGFTTGTAAAAAAKAAALHLLEGRMPDAVDVPLPMGGRMSVVVLESRPENGGVLAAVVKDGGDDPDATHKAVIRAFVRPKDGIGIVLHGGRGVGLVTRPGLPVAVGEAAINPVPREQIRQAVSETGLGGADVEIRVDRGEEIAQKTFNPRLGIVGGISILGTRGTVKPFSNAAYQATIRQCLDVMQACGVKRPCLTTGGRSECFLRRARPDTPETACVQVADFFFYSMREAGRRDFIAVQWGVFFGKLVKQAQGHRYTHARSADLDLPALAGWCAECGFPADVCADVAGANTAMQALQTVAPMPQAQGLYALLTGRASRFAREFSGRGLAVDYLLFDFDGRLLHDTSEAA, encoded by the coding sequence ATGACCCTGCGCCACGGCTTCACCACGGGCACGGCGGCGGCCGCGGCGGCCAAGGCCGCGGCCCTGCATCTGCTCGAAGGGCGGATGCCGGACGCTGTGGACGTGCCCCTGCCCATGGGCGGACGCATGTCCGTGGTCGTCCTGGAAAGCCGGCCCGAGAACGGCGGCGTGCTGGCGGCCGTGGTCAAGGATGGCGGCGACGACCCCGACGCGACACATAAGGCCGTGATCCGGGCCTTCGTGCGGCCCAAGGACGGCATCGGCATCGTCCTGCACGGCGGACGGGGTGTCGGCCTGGTGACCAGGCCGGGGCTCCCCGTGGCCGTGGGCGAGGCGGCCATCAACCCCGTCCCGCGCGAGCAGATCCGGCAGGCCGTGTCCGAGACGGGGCTCGGCGGCGCGGACGTGGAGATCCGCGTGGACCGGGGCGAGGAGATCGCGCAGAAAACCTTCAACCCGCGCCTGGGGATCGTCGGCGGCATCTCCATCCTCGGCACCAGGGGCACGGTCAAGCCCTTCAGCAACGCCGCCTACCAAGCCACCATCCGCCAATGCCTGGACGTCATGCAAGCCTGCGGCGTCAAGCGCCCCTGCCTGACCACGGGCGGCCGCAGCGAGTGCTTCCTGCGCCGGGCCCGGCCGGACACGCCCGAGACGGCCTGCGTGCAGGTAGCCGACTTCTTTTTCTACTCCATGCGCGAAGCCGGGCGGCGCGATTTCATCGCAGTGCAGTGGGGCGTGTTCTTCGGCAAGCTGGTCAAACAGGCCCAGGGGCACCGCTACACCCATGCCCGCAGCGCTGACCTGGACCTCCCGGCCCTGGCCGGCTGGTGCGCCGAGTGCGGGTTTCCGGCCGATGTCTGCGCCGACGTGGCCGGGGCCAACACGGCCATGCAGGCGCTGCAGACCGTCGCGCCCATGCCCCAGGCGCAGGGGCTCTACGCCCTGCTGACGGGCAGGGCTTCCCGGTTCGCAAGGGAATTCAGCGGCCGCGGCCTGGCCGTGGACTACCTGCTCTTCGATTTCGACGGACGCCTCCTGCACGACACCTCGGAGGCGGCATGA
- the cbiE gene encoding precorrin-6y C5,15-methyltransferase (decarboxylating) subunit CbiE, with amino-acid sequence MIHVVGLGLCPEHRSPELLRLVCSAALVAGGRKVLDGMGIEKERRLTLTSMAGFAADLRRHAAKQAGDICVLADGDPLLFGIGASLLRFFEPGELTFHPNISALQAACARFGLPWHDCAALSLHGREGLTPLFAALTHGRLAALYTDARMSPDAVARLLLERGVTGWRMHVAEALCSPEERLTTTTLAQAAERPWHPLNIVVLERTETPPLALALGLDEGALAREDGLMTKQPVRALALSFLRLAPDSVLWDLGAGSGAVSLEATRLLTRGRVVAVERRAGRAAQVRDNIVRTGAWLIEVAETSLEAFLNDRMREASEAAPARKDDTPEPEPRPDAPTHVFLGGGASGPVLLSCARLLRPGGRMVAAAVLLSTLETVRAVIDELGWPLTVHQLMHHASAPLGTDLRLVPSNPVFLLETHKPSSDT; translated from the coding sequence ATGATCCACGTCGTAGGCCTCGGCCTGTGCCCCGAGCACCGCTCCCCGGAACTGCTGCGTCTCGTGTGTTCCGCCGCCCTCGTGGCTGGCGGCCGCAAGGTCCTCGATGGCATGGGCATCGAGAAGGAGCGCAGGCTGACCCTGACCTCCATGGCGGGTTTCGCGGCCGATCTGCGCCGCCATGCCGCGAAACAGGCGGGCGACATCTGCGTCCTGGCCGACGGCGACCCCCTGCTCTTCGGCATCGGCGCGAGCCTGCTGCGCTTTTTCGAACCCGGCGAACTGACGTTCCACCCCAACATATCCGCCTTGCAGGCGGCCTGCGCCCGATTCGGGCTGCCCTGGCACGACTGCGCAGCCCTGTCCCTGCACGGCCGCGAGGGCCTCACGCCTCTTTTCGCGGCCCTGACCCACGGCCGCCTGGCCGCCCTGTACACGGACGCGCGCATGAGCCCCGACGCAGTGGCCCGGCTTCTCCTGGAAAGGGGCGTCACGGGCTGGCGCATGCACGTGGCCGAGGCCCTCTGCTCGCCAGAGGAGCGCCTGACCACCACGACCCTGGCCCAAGCCGCAGAGCGGCCCTGGCATCCGCTCAACATCGTCGTGCTGGAGCGAACCGAAACGCCGCCCTTGGCCCTGGCCCTGGGATTGGACGAAGGCGCACTGGCCCGCGAGGACGGCCTCATGACCAAGCAGCCCGTGCGCGCCCTGGCCCTGTCGTTCCTGCGCCTGGCCCCGGACTCGGTCCTGTGGGACCTCGGCGCGGGCAGCGGCGCCGTCAGCCTGGAGGCGACGCGCCTGCTGACCCGCGGTCGCGTGGTGGCCGTCGAGCGCCGGGCAGGGCGAGCGGCGCAGGTCCGGGACAACATCGTCCGGACCGGCGCTTGGCTGATCGAGGTGGCCGAGACGTCCCTCGAAGCATTCCTGAACGACCGCATGCGGGAAGCTTCCGAGGCAGCCCCGGCCCGGAAGGACGATACGCCGGAACCCGAGCCCCGCCCCGACGCTCCCACGCATGTCTTCCTCGGCGGCGGCGCCTCGGGCCCGGTCCTCCTGTCCTGCGCCCGCCTGCTGCGGCCCGGCGGACGCATGGTCGCGGCCGCCGTGCTGCTCTCGACCCTCGAAACCGTCCGCGCCGTCATCGACGAACTGGGCTGGCCCCTCACGGTTCACCAGCTCATGCACCACGCCAGCGCCCCGCTGGGGACCGATCTGCGCCTGGTGCCGTCCAACCCGGTTTTCCTGCTGGAAACGCATAAACCTTCAAGCGATACATGA
- the cobM gene encoding precorrin-4 C(11)-methyltransferase: MNISPHVYFIGAGPGDPDLITVRGRDLVSRADLVLYAGSLVPAEVVACVKPGAKMIDSAGLSLDETHALILETVRRGGTVARVHTGDPSLFGSVREQTALLDRDGVPWSVIPGVTAAFAAAARAGVSFTVPEATQSLVITRLHGRTPVPQAERLRELARHRSSVAVYLSADKVSELTAELRLAGLAEDTVIVVGHKVGHPQERIIRTTLAGLEADMAGVTRQAVFLVLPAEEAPVVPSRLYDPAFGHGFRAAARPESWPRLAVYALTRQGLELAQRIAAMAPADLFAPRRLAGEGVCGFERIADQVHTNFHLHHAHVFVAASGIVVRAIAPLLQSKTTDPAVVVCDQNGENVISLLSGHLGGANDLARRLAAHLGGRAVITTATDTAGTPAIDTLAADRGCAIADPARIAAVNAVLAEGGTVTVHDPQNDLGLRGNAEWRDFFELAEQPTAQVVVTLEASCAAGLVLHPRRLFAGVGCRRGVSRDEVLQALREALDAGGLAPAALAGLASVDLKADEEGLLEAAGHLNLPTYFFEPSVLDETPVPNPSQRVRDRIGAGSVCEAASVLAARMKNPEARLIVPKTVRGNVTVALAG, translated from the coding sequence ATGAATATCTCACCGCACGTGTACTTCATCGGCGCAGGCCCCGGAGACCCGGACCTGATCACGGTCCGCGGCCGCGACCTGGTGTCACGCGCGGACCTGGTGCTCTACGCCGGGTCCCTGGTCCCGGCCGAGGTCGTGGCCTGCGTGAAGCCCGGAGCGAAGATGATCGACTCGGCCGGCTTGAGCCTGGACGAGACCCACGCCCTGATCCTCGAAACCGTTCGGCGCGGCGGCACCGTCGCCCGCGTGCACACCGGCGACCCTTCCCTGTTCGGGTCCGTGCGCGAGCAGACTGCCCTGCTGGACCGCGACGGAGTGCCCTGGAGTGTCATCCCCGGCGTGACGGCGGCCTTCGCCGCCGCGGCCCGGGCCGGGGTGTCCTTCACCGTGCCCGAGGCCACCCAGAGCCTGGTCATCACCCGCCTGCACGGCCGCACACCGGTGCCGCAGGCCGAACGCCTGCGGGAGCTGGCCCGCCACCGCTCCTCCGTGGCCGTGTACCTCTCGGCCGACAAGGTTTCGGAACTGACGGCGGAACTGCGCCTGGCGGGGTTGGCCGAGGACACGGTCATCGTGGTCGGACACAAGGTCGGGCACCCGCAGGAACGGATCATCCGCACCACCCTGGCGGGGCTCGAAGCCGACATGGCGGGCGTCACGCGCCAGGCCGTCTTTCTCGTCCTGCCGGCCGAAGAGGCGCCCGTCGTCCCGTCGCGGCTCTACGACCCGGCCTTCGGACACGGCTTCCGCGCGGCCGCGCGGCCGGAATCCTGGCCGCGCCTGGCCGTGTACGCCCTGACTCGCCAAGGGCTTGAACTGGCGCAGCGCATCGCCGCCATGGCCCCGGCCGACCTGTTCGCCCCCAGGCGCCTGGCCGGGGAAGGGGTTTGCGGTTTCGAGCGCATCGCCGACCAGGTCCACACCAATTTCCATCTCCACCACGCCCACGTCTTCGTGGCCGCGTCAGGCATCGTCGTGCGCGCCATCGCGCCCCTGCTGCAATCCAAGACCACGGACCCGGCCGTGGTCGTCTGCGACCAGAACGGCGAAAACGTCATCAGCCTCCTCTCGGGGCACCTCGGCGGAGCCAACGACCTGGCCCGCCGTCTGGCCGCCCATCTCGGCGGCAGGGCAGTCATCACCACGGCCACGGACACGGCCGGGACGCCGGCCATCGACACCCTGGCCGCGGATCGCGGCTGCGCCATCGCCGACCCGGCACGCATCGCCGCGGTCAATGCCGTTCTGGCCGAAGGAGGCACGGTCACGGTCCACGACCCGCAGAACGACCTGGGACTGCGCGGGAATGCCGAATGGAGGGATTTCTTCGAACTTGCGGAGCAGCCTACGGCGCAGGTCGTGGTCACGCTGGAGGCGTCGTGCGCCGCGGGATTGGTCCTGCATCCACGCCGCCTCTTCGCCGGCGTGGGCTGCCGCCGCGGCGTCTCGCGGGACGAGGTACTGCAGGCCCTGCGCGAAGCCCTTGATGCCGGCGGCCTGGCCCCGGCCGCACTGGCCGGCTTGGCCAGCGTGGACCTCAAGGCCGACGAGGAGGGACTTCTGGAGGCGGCCGGGCACCTGAATCTGCCCACTTATTTCTTCGAACCGTCCGTGCTGGACGAAACGCCGGTCCCCAACCCCTCGCAGCGGGTACGGGACAGGATAGGAGCGGGAAGCGTATGCGAAGCGGCGAGCGTGCTGGCGGCGAGAATGAAAAACCCGGAAGCGCGGCTGATCGTGCCCAAGACCGTCCGCGGGAACGTGACGGTGGCCCTGGCCGGCTGA
- the cobJ gene encoding precorrin-3B C(17)-methyltransferase, whose translation MVGLGPGSADLLAPMALESLVRAGAVVGYDRYMDLVNPELLAGKTLFSSPMKKEMERTAKAVDFALSGLDTVVVSSGDSGVYGMAGLVLEYLEREGLLDAMELDIVPGIPALCAAAALLGAPLMHDFCAVSLSDLLTPLPLIMRRVRCAAEGDFVIALYNPKSRKRGSYLAQALAMIAEHRGPDAPVGFVRNAYRPDQDVRTATLGSCDPEWADMLTTVIVGNSATRLVNDKMLTPRGYYEKYGQENAGN comes from the coding sequence GTGGTGGGCCTGGGGCCCGGCAGCGCGGACCTCCTGGCGCCCATGGCCCTGGAGAGCCTCGTGCGGGCCGGGGCCGTGGTCGGCTATGACCGGTACATGGATCTGGTGAATCCGGAGCTTCTGGCAGGCAAGACCCTGTTTTCGAGCCCCATGAAGAAGGAGATGGAACGCACGGCCAAGGCCGTGGACTTCGCCCTTTCGGGCCTGGACACGGTGGTGGTCAGCTCCGGCGACAGCGGCGTCTACGGCATGGCAGGATTGGTGCTGGAGTATCTGGAACGGGAAGGGCTCCTGGACGCCATGGAGTTGGACATCGTGCCCGGCATCCCGGCCCTGTGCGCGGCGGCCGCCCTCCTGGGCGCACCCCTCATGCACGATTTCTGCGCCGTCTCCCTCTCGGACCTGCTGACCCCGCTGCCGCTGATCATGCGCCGCGTGCGCTGCGCGGCCGAGGGCGACTTCGTCATCGCCCTCTACAACCCCAAGTCACGCAAACGCGGTTCCTACCTCGCCCAGGCCCTGGCCATGATCGCGGAACACCGCGGCCCGGACGCGCCCGTGGGCTTCGTGCGCAACGCCTACCGGCCCGACCAGGATGTGCGCACCGCCACGCTCGGCAGCTGCGACCCCGAATGGGCGGACATGCTGACCACGGTCATCGTGGGCAATTCCGCAACGCGACTCGTGAATGATAAGATGCTGACACCGCGGGGATATTACGAGAAATACGGACAGGAAAACGCCGGGAATTGA